A genomic region of Nitrospirota bacterium contains the following coding sequences:
- a CDS encoding YjgN family protein — MDRFVCRECGYTAAAAGPSGGIALCPECGSSSLLHAPGTADAHSGSRSEGIAAGRLNLRFTAAAGEYFRIWIVNTFLTIITLGIYAAWAKVRNRRYFYKSTLLDGHSFDYTADPKAILKGHLLIAAGVGLYHASNAYNHLVSLVLAGLFALVVPLLVYKSLRFFTHNSAYRNIRFRFSGTLGESYMTYMLIPLLIPFTAGLIFPYWAFRRKSYFFGNLAYGAASASFRGRPGPFYKMYIAFALAVFALLVMGGFVMVSIMPLVSDLLSFDRQGMQNTAALIPVIIILSTIVLGVSFQQVIYAWATNYCLEHTQLGPLRFEGALKASRLLWITLTNILAIMLSLGLLIPWAKVRRLRYILEKVTVIPGPGPGLDDFTAAAEAGETAYGEAATDFFDIEIGL; from the coding sequence ATGGACCGCTTTGTCTGCAGAGAGTGCGGCTATACGGCTGCAGCGGCAGGTCCGTCAGGCGGCATAGCGCTCTGCCCGGAGTGCGGGAGCTCCTCCCTGCTGCACGCGCCTGGAACGGCCGACGCTCATTCCGGATCTCGATCCGAAGGGATCGCCGCCGGACGGCTGAACCTCCGGTTTACCGCCGCGGCAGGAGAGTACTTCAGGATCTGGATCGTCAATACCTTCCTGACGATAATCACCCTCGGCATCTATGCGGCCTGGGCAAAGGTGCGCAACCGGCGGTACTTCTACAAGAGCACGCTTCTCGACGGGCACTCCTTCGACTATACCGCAGACCCGAAGGCGATTCTCAAGGGCCACCTCCTCATCGCAGCGGGCGTGGGCCTCTACCATGCAAGCAATGCGTATAATCACCTCGTCAGTCTTGTCCTGGCTGGACTCTTTGCCCTGGTAGTGCCCCTGCTCGTTTACAAATCGCTCAGGTTTTTCACCCATAATTCTGCGTACCGGAACATCCGATTCCGCTTTTCGGGAACGCTCGGCGAGAGCTACATGACCTATATGCTCATCCCGCTGCTCATTCCCTTCACCGCGGGGCTGATCTTCCCCTACTGGGCGTTTCGCAGGAAGAGCTACTTCTTCGGCAACCTGGCGTATGGCGCTGCGAGCGCCTCGTTCCGGGGCAGGCCGGGACCGTTTTACAAAATGTATATCGCCTTCGCGCTCGCCGTCTTCGCACTGCTGGTGATGGGCGGCTTTGTGATGGTGAGCATCATGCCCCTCGTGAGCGATCTCCTCTCGTTCGACCGGCAGGGCATGCAGAACACCGCCGCTCTCATTCCCGTAATCATTATCCTTTCGACGATCGTCCTGGGCGTCTCCTTTCAGCAGGTCATCTATGCCTGGGCGACCAATTACTGCCTGGAGCATACGCAGCTCGGCCCCCTGCGTTTCGAAGGAGCGCTGAAAGCGTCGCGGCTCCTCTGGATAACCCTTACCAATATCCTCGCCATCATGCTCTCGCTGGGACTGCTCATCCCCTGGGCGAAAGTCCGGCGGCTGCGGTATATCCTCGAAAAGGTGACGGTTATCCCTGGGCCCGGCCCCGGGCTCGACGACTTCACGGCTGCGGCTGAAGCCGGCGAGACCGCCTACGGCGAGGCCGCGACCGATTTCTTCGACATCGAGATCGGGTTATGA
- a CDS encoding M48 family metallopeptidase, with the protein MITFHASYFDGKSSKASPATVAFTGTSLYVRLDHSTVSFSAPVRDCVIMPPLGNTSRTITLPDGAQIETGDLAAVAGLERYAGRNLAMRLVSALETRWKAVAAALAGLVIFLWAFYSIGIPFLAKKIAYSVPSPIAETVSRQTVKLLDQQLMRPTELPEKKRDELHRIFIRLAKSKDQGIDYRLEFRKSPHLGPNAIALPSGIIVVTDELVQLSENSRELEGVLLHEMAHVEQRHGLRSVIQNAGAFVIVSILVGDVTSITSLAASLPTLLAQSGYSREFERAADKSAALSFIQKGWSTKPMQDMLVRIAEDAPRFPGQSVLSTHPMTEERVRYLQEIEKAAAKGRSDGRS; encoded by the coding sequence ATGATCACCTTTCACGCATCCTACTTCGACGGAAAGAGCTCCAAGGCGTCTCCGGCGACGGTCGCCTTCACCGGGACATCGCTCTATGTGCGGCTGGACCACTCGACCGTATCGTTTTCGGCGCCGGTCAGGGACTGCGTCATAATGCCTCCTCTCGGGAATACCTCCCGTACGATCACGCTCCCTGACGGTGCGCAGATCGAGACCGGCGACCTCGCGGCTGTGGCCGGCCTGGAGCGCTATGCCGGCAGGAACCTGGCGATGCGTCTCGTCAGCGCCCTCGAGACCCGCTGGAAAGCGGTTGCCGCTGCGCTCGCAGGGCTCGTCATCTTCCTCTGGGCGTTCTACAGCATCGGCATTCCTTTTCTCGCGAAGAAGATCGCCTACTCCGTTCCCTCCCCGATAGCCGAGACCGTCAGCCGGCAGACCGTAAAACTGCTCGATCAGCAGCTCATGCGGCCCACCGAGCTCCCGGAGAAGAAGCGCGACGAGCTCCACCGTATCTTCATCCGGCTGGCGAAGAGCAAGGACCAGGGTATAGATTACCGTCTCGAATTCCGGAAGAGCCCCCACCTGGGACCGAACGCGATCGCCCTGCCGTCGGGCATCATCGTGGTGACCGATGAGCTGGTGCAGCTCTCCGAGAACAGCCGGGAGCTGGAGGGAGTGCTGCTCCACGAGATGGCGCATGTGGAGCAGCGCCACGGCCTCCGGAGCGTCATCCAGAACGCCGGCGCCTTCGTCATCGTCTCGATCCTCGTCGGGGATGTAACCTCGATCACCTCCCTGGCCGCGTCGCTGCCGACGCTCCTGGCCCAGTCGGGCTACTCGAGGGAGTTCGAGCGCGCAGCCGATAAAAGCGCGGCGCTCTCCTTTATCCAAAAAGGCTGGAGCACCAAGCCTATGCAGGACATGCTCGTGCGCATTGCAGAAGACGCCCCCCGTTTCCCGGGGCAGTCGGTGCTCTCGACGCATCCCATGACCGAAGAGCGCGTACGCTATCTGCAGGAGATCGAGAAGGCCGCAGCGAAGGGGAGGAGCGATGGTCGATCATAG
- a CDS encoding NAD-binding protein — protein sequence MKYLPSQLLYLFQSRTAQRNIRLLVRFLALLVLLITVYSILFHIIMEYEGRSYSWLTGLYWTLTVMSTLGFGDITFSSDLGRLFSIVVLVSGVVYLLIMLPFTFIQFFYAPWLEAQSRARAPRELPPDTAGHVILTNTDPISLNLARKLRQYHYRYALLVPDLQRALELYDQDYRVVVGYLDVAETYRLLRADRAALVVVNNDDMTSTNIIFTIRELSGDVPIVTNADHDDSLDILQLAGATHVFQFTKMLGASLARRALGVSMRANVIGRFGRVLIVEAPAMRTPFEGKTIAESRLRELTGMTVVGIWERGRFEAPAPPARISATSVLVLAGSEEQLGRYDELLEASRGRRLTGLVLILGGGRVGKAAAAALEERGVRYRIVESSPALVEDSRHYVLGSAADINTLARAGIDEASSVFITTHDDDINIYLTIYCRKLRPDIQIISRATLERNISKLHTAGADLVMSYASLGANTIINILRPNEVLMLAEGLNVFRVPVPPSLAGLPLRETGIREKTGCSVVAIHSDDEDRLNPDPATPLGQKDELILIGTVDAEIAFIETFPQKERTAR from the coding sequence ATGAAGTATCTGCCGTCGCAGCTTCTTTACTTGTTCCAGAGCAGGACTGCCCAGAGGAACATACGGCTGCTGGTACGGTTCCTCGCGCTCCTCGTGCTGCTCATTACGGTCTACAGCATACTGTTCCATATCATCATGGAGTACGAGGGCAGGAGCTACTCCTGGCTCACCGGCCTCTACTGGACGCTTACGGTCATGTCCACGCTCGGCTTCGGTGACATCACGTTTTCGAGCGACCTGGGGCGGCTCTTCTCTATCGTCGTTCTCGTTTCAGGGGTTGTGTACCTTCTGATCATGCTGCCCTTCACCTTCATCCAGTTCTTCTACGCACCCTGGCTCGAGGCCCAGTCGAGGGCGCGGGCCCCGCGGGAGCTGCCGCCGGACACCGCGGGGCATGTCATCCTCACGAACACCGATCCCATCTCGCTCAACCTCGCCAGAAAGCTGAGACAGTACCACTACCGGTACGCGCTCCTCGTCCCGGACCTCCAGCGGGCGCTGGAGCTCTACGACCAGGACTACCGGGTCGTCGTCGGCTACCTCGACGTTGCGGAGACCTACCGGCTGCTCCGTGCGGACCGTGCAGCCCTCGTGGTCGTGAACAACGACGACATGACGAGTACCAATATCATATTTACCATCAGGGAGCTCTCCGGCGATGTTCCGATCGTGACGAACGCGGACCATGACGACTCCCTCGACATCCTCCAGCTCGCAGGGGCCACCCATGTCTTCCAGTTCACGAAGATGCTCGGCGCCTCGCTGGCCCGGCGTGCGCTCGGGGTGAGCATGCGGGCGAATGTCATCGGCAGGTTCGGCAGGGTCCTCATTGTCGAGGCCCCGGCGATGAGGACTCCCTTCGAAGGAAAAACTATCGCCGAGAGCAGGCTCCGTGAACTGACTGGGATGACCGTCGTGGGTATATGGGAGCGGGGGAGGTTCGAGGCGCCGGCTCCCCCTGCCCGTATCAGCGCGACCTCGGTGCTCGTGCTCGCAGGGTCGGAAGAGCAGCTCGGCAGATATGACGAACTGCTGGAGGCCTCCCGGGGCCGCCGGCTCACCGGCCTTGTCCTGATCCTCGGCGGAGGGAGGGTCGGAAAGGCTGCTGCTGCTGCGCTCGAAGAGAGGGGCGTCAGGTACCGCATCGTCGAGAGCAGCCCGGCCCTGGTCGAAGACAGCAGGCACTACGTGCTCGGCAGCGCCGCGGACATCAACACCCTCGCGAGGGCAGGCATCGACGAGGCCTCCTCCGTCTTCATCACGACCCACGATGACGATATCAACATCTATCTCACCATCTATTGCAGGAAGCTGAGGCCCGATATCCAGATCATCAGCAGGGCTACCCTGGAACGGAACATCAGCAAGCTCCATACCGCAGGGGCCGATCTCGTGATGTCCTATGCGTCGCTGGGCGCGAACACGATCATCAATATCCTGAGGCCGAACGAGGTCCTGATGCTCGCCGAGGGGCTCAACGTCTTCAGGGTGCCGGTTCCTCCCTCCCTGGCGGGCCTTCCTCTCCGCGAGACGGGGATCAGGGAAAAGACCGGCTGCAGCGTGGTGGCGATACATTCAGACGATGAGGACAGGCTCAACCCCGATCCCGCAACGCCGCTCGGGCAGAAGGACGAGCTGATCCTGATAGGCACGGTGGACGCGGAGATAGCCTTCATCGAGACCTTCCCGCAGAAAGAGCGGACGGCCCGGTAG
- a CDS encoding OFA family MFS transporter → MSKRGWIVTFAGMGLNLALGILYAWSMFSKQLTEAVEKGGFGWTKTEATLPYTVSIICFALMMVPAGRLQDRFGPRIIATIGALLCGVGLIVASFGSPESIIPAIIGFGVLAGTGIGLGYASATPAAVKWFPPEKKGLITGIVVAGFGLAPVYIAPLSKYLLATHGINSSFRILGIAFLLVTVIATQFIRNPREQIGQYKVRGAQAPALAGNLTWREMLRTPAFYSLYIQYACAATAGLMIIGHLAKIVAVQSGNTISIGFLFVALLAVFNAAGRIVAGIVSDYIGRIVTLAFVFIMQALVMAFFSQFSTITGFMLGSAMVGFNYGACLSLFPATTADYWGTKNLGLNYGILFTSWGVGGVFGPMLAGAIADATGSYAMATYIASGLLIIAAFMAMLSYVTISVSLPKKQIVISFGQKDVKEAVEKRVAAVELSPAK, encoded by the coding sequence ATGAGTAAGAGAGGATGGATTGTCACCTTTGCCGGAATGGGACTGAACCTGGCTCTCGGTATCCTGTACGCCTGGAGCATGTTCAGCAAACAGCTCACCGAGGCAGTAGAGAAGGGCGGGTTCGGATGGACGAAGACAGAGGCCACGCTGCCCTACACGGTCTCTATCATCTGCTTCGCGCTCATGATGGTGCCCGCCGGCCGCCTTCAGGACCGCTTCGGCCCGCGCATCATCGCCACCATCGGCGCGCTCCTCTGCGGCGTCGGTCTCATCGTGGCGAGCTTCGGCAGCCCCGAGTCGATTATCCCCGCGATCATCGGCTTCGGCGTCCTGGCAGGCACCGGCATCGGCCTCGGCTATGCGTCGGCGACCCCTGCGGCGGTGAAGTGGTTCCCGCCCGAGAAGAAGGGATTGATCACCGGTATCGTCGTGGCGGGTTTCGGTCTCGCGCCGGTGTACATCGCTCCCCTCTCGAAGTACCTCCTCGCAACGCACGGCATCAACAGCTCGTTCAGGATACTCGGCATCGCGTTCCTCCTGGTGACGGTCATCGCAACGCAGTTCATCAGGAATCCCAGGGAGCAGATCGGGCAGTACAAGGTGAGGGGCGCGCAGGCTCCTGCCCTTGCCGGCAATCTCACCTGGCGCGAGATGCTGAGGACGCCGGCATTCTATTCTCTCTACATCCAGTACGCCTGCGCCGCGACCGCGGGGCTCATGATCATCGGCCACCTCGCGAAGATCGTAGCCGTTCAGTCCGGCAACACGATCAGCATCGGCTTCCTCTTCGTCGCCCTGCTCGCCGTCTTCAACGCAGCGGGCCGCATCGTGGCGGGCATCGTCTCGGACTATATCGGCAGAATCGTGACGCTCGCCTTCGTCTTCATCATGCAGGCCCTGGTCATGGCCTTCTTCTCGCAGTTCAGCACCATCACCGGCTTCATGCTCGGCTCGGCGATGGTGGGCTTCAACTACGGCGCATGCCTCTCGCTCTTCCCGGCCACCACGGCGGACTACTGGGGCACCAAGAACCTCGGGCTGAACTACGGCATCCTCTTCACGTCCTGGGGAGTCGGCGGCGTCTTCGGCCCGATGCTGGCGGGCGCTATCGCCGATGCCACCGGCTCGTACGCAATGGCCACGTATATCGCGAGCGGGCTCCTGATCATTGCAGCGTTCATGGCGATGCTCAGCTATGTCACTATCTCCGTGAGCCTGCCGAAGAAGCAGATCGTCATCTCCTTCGGACAGAAGGACGTGAAAGAGGCGGTCGAAAAGAGGGTCGCCGCAGTGGAGCTTTCTCCCGCAAAATAA
- a CDS encoding short chain dehydrogenase has product MKVIIIGATGTIGRAVTEALADHHIVVRVAHTRGEYQVDLASPASIQRLYEEVAPFDAVVCAAGRARLAPLDMLTDEDFRFSLSNKLMGQVNLVRLGVRYISDNGSFTLTSGVLAREPMPGSSAISLVNAGLEGFVRAAALEMPRGIRINAVSPPWVRETLEAMGKDAANGMPAVMVAESYIASVEGRRNGEVVDPRALSFQKAGA; this is encoded by the coding sequence ATGAAAGTAATCATCATCGGAGCGACCGGGACCATAGGCCGGGCAGTCACCGAGGCCCTCGCGGACCATCACATCGTGGTGCGCGTGGCGCACACGAGGGGCGAGTACCAGGTCGATCTCGCCTCCCCCGCCTCGATACAGCGGCTCTACGAGGAGGTCGCCCCCTTCGACGCGGTCGTCTGCGCCGCGGGCCGGGCGAGGCTCGCCCCGCTGGATATGCTCACGGACGAGGACTTCCGGTTCTCGCTCTCGAACAAGCTGATGGGCCAGGTCAATCTGGTGCGCCTGGGGGTGCGCTATATCAGCGATAACGGCTCCTTCACGCTCACCAGCGGCGTGCTCGCCCGGGAGCCCATGCCGGGCAGCAGCGCTATCAGCCTGGTCAATGCGGGCCTGGAGGGTTTCGTCCGCGCCGCCGCGCTCGAGATGCCGCGCGGCATCCGCATAAACGCGGTAAGCCCCCCGTGGGTGAGGGAGACGCTCGAGGCTATGGGAAAAGACGCTGCGAACGGAATGCCGGCGGTCATGGTAGCCGAGTCATACATAGCGAGCGTCGAGGGCAGGCGCAACGGCGAGGTCGTCGACCCGAGGGCCCTCAGCTTCCAGAAAGCGGGAGCGTGA
- a CDS encoding class I SAM-dependent methyltransferase, whose protein sequence is MNRYGAVLSLIIAFVTAGGTAQGAGESLAAQPPPLTLALGSSPAKVDDSPRLDVRYDPSPPAVVKTMLSLGGVTKTDTLFDLGSGDGRIVITAAKKYGVRSTGIDLDPQRIEESRENARKAGVQDRVAFIRGDLFNVDISSATVVTLFLYDDVNIRLRPKLLRDLKPGTRVVSHEHDMDDWKPDRKVTVEGHNVYYWVIPANVGGTWQWGTGKDAYTLTLKQKFQNVTGALAAGAERIAVHDVQLKGDELSFTVKDRLRGLKTPARFSGKVEGNRISGTVTPKGGSPLPWEPLRDQATAAALDD, encoded by the coding sequence ATGAACCGGTATGGCGCCGTCTTGTCACTGATTATCGCTTTCGTCACGGCAGGGGGAACAGCCCAGGGCGCCGGCGAATCTCTCGCCGCGCAGCCCCCGCCGCTCACCCTTGCCCTGGGCTCCTCACCTGCAAAGGTCGACGACAGCCCCCGACTCGACGTGCGCTACGATCCGTCACCCCCTGCGGTAGTCAAAACGATGCTCTCCCTCGGCGGCGTGACGAAGACCGATACGCTCTTCGACCTCGGCTCGGGCGACGGCCGCATCGTCATTACCGCTGCAAAGAAATACGGCGTGCGCAGTACCGGCATCGATCTCGATCCCCAACGCATCGAGGAAAGCAGGGAGAATGCGCGGAAGGCCGGTGTGCAGGATAGAGTGGCGTTCATCCGAGGCGATCTCTTCAATGTGGACATAAGCAGTGCCACCGTCGTCACCCTCTTCCTGTATGATGACGTAAACATCAGGTTGAGGCCCAAGCTCCTGAGAGACCTGAAACCCGGCACCCGCGTCGTCTCCCACGAGCACGACATGGACGACTGGAAGCCGGACCGGAAGGTAACGGTCGAGGGCCACAATGTCTATTACTGGGTAATCCCGGCGAATGTGGGGGGCACGTGGCAGTGGGGAACGGGAAAGGATGCCTATACGCTCACGCTGAAGCAGAAGTTTCAGAACGTTACCGGCGCCCTCGCTGCGGGAGCGGAGAGGATAGCGGTCCATGATGTCCAGCTGAAAGGAGACGAGCTGAGCTTCACGGTCAAGGACCGGCTGCGCGGCTTGAAGACGCCTGCCCGCTTCAGCGGCAAGGTCGAAGGAAACAGGATCAGCGGCACTGTTACGCCCAAGGGAGGCTCCCCGCTCCCCTGGGAGCCCCTCCGCGACCAGGCGACGGCTGCGGCTCTTGACGATTAG
- a CDS encoding retropepsin-like aspartic protease has protein sequence MIARLSVTAVIFLAVSLAALIVPASAPADEALPFTQRGGLKYVTVRINEIPIELVFDTGANSVVLNSEALQRLGITGINTNRKLQSHTAGGIVEGYLITLNSIQAGTIKKWKYDVAYIPSSTENLLGASFFTDFSYFIDEDYRVIRLIPKGSFIFESPDKPVADRPRTGSGRIEVEIDGERYVYGEEWQKPEGQDAPEREQHASQ, from the coding sequence ATGATCGCCAGGCTCTCCGTGACCGCCGTCATCTTTCTTGCCGTATCCCTTGCCGCCCTGATCGTCCCGGCGAGCGCACCGGCTGACGAGGCCCTTCCGTTTACCCAGCGGGGCGGTCTCAAATATGTCACCGTGCGGATAAACGAAATACCTATCGAGCTCGTCTTCGATACCGGAGCCAACAGCGTCGTGCTCAACAGCGAGGCCTTGCAGCGCCTCGGCATTACCGGGATCAACACCAACCGGAAGCTCCAGTCGCACACCGCAGGCGGTATCGTCGAGGGCTACCTGATCACGCTCAACTCCATTCAGGCCGGAACCATCAAGAAGTGGAAATACGATGTCGCCTACATCCCCTCGTCCACCGAGAACCTCCTGGGGGCCTCCTTCTTCACGGACTTCAGCTACTTCATAGACGAGGACTACCGGGTGATACGGCTGATTCCGAAGGGCAGCTTCATCTTCGAGAGCCCCGACAAGCCTGTTGCCGATCGTCCCCGGACCGGTTCCGGACGCATCGAGGTAGAGATCGACGGCGAGAGGTATGTGTACGGGGAGGAGTGGCAGAAGCCCGAGGGCCAGGACGCCCCCGAGAGAGAACAGCACGCCTCTCAGTGA
- a CDS encoding methyltransferase codes for MLGSLIPSSRFLVERLLREINWDQARVIVEYGPGVGTFTGEILRLMRRDALLIALETNPEFVTFLRCTFGDARLNVVHDSAAEVEKVLASRGLLSADYVISGIPLSTIRDREREEILCSTHRALHPEGALLLYQFSSKALPDLRRIFSNVTRSFEPLNLLPAQIFHCAP; via the coding sequence ATGCTCGGCTCTCTCATACCGAGCTCGCGCTTTCTCGTCGAGCGCCTTCTCCGGGAAATCAACTGGGACCAGGCGCGGGTGATCGTGGAATACGGCCCCGGCGTCGGGACCTTCACCGGCGAGATACTGCGCCTCATGCGGCGGGATGCGCTCCTGATAGCCCTGGAGACGAATCCGGAGTTCGTCACGTTCCTGCGCTGCACCTTCGGCGATGCCCGGCTGAACGTAGTCCACGACTCGGCCGCCGAGGTCGAAAAGGTGCTCGCTTCCCGGGGGCTCCTCAGTGCGGACTACGTAATCTCGGGCATTCCCCTCAGTACGATCCGGGACCGCGAGCGCGAGGAAATCCTCTGCAGCACGCACCGGGCGCTCCATCCCGAGGGCGCGCTGCTGCTCTACCAATTCTCCTCCAAGGCGCTGCCCGACCTGCGGCGGATATTCTCGAACGTGACGCGCAGCTTCGAGCCCCTGAATCTCCTCCCCGCCCAGATATTCCACTGTGCCCCTTAG
- the recQ gene encoding DNA helicase RecQ, whose protein sequence is MAPGSRHPESPPPDTLKDTLKTVFGFETFRPNQEPIIRNILDGRDVFAVMPTGGGKSLCYQLPAAVMNGTAVVISPLISLMKDQVDAAVANGIPAAFMNSSLAADEVADVYRLLKYGRLTLLYIAPERFAMQHFLERLKTAAISLFAIDEAHCISEWGHDFRPDYLGLSLIREMFPEVPVAAFTATATEKVQEDIIGKLGLRRPHIVRASFNRPNLFYEVKAKANVGAQLLDFLKERPGESGIVYRTTRDAVMETAELLRSKGIAALPYHAGLSAEERKENQEAFNRDEVQVVVATIAFGMGIDKSNVRFVVHADLPKNVEGYYQETGRAGRDGGAARCLLFFGRGDIPKIRYFIDSIADDRERSIALDKLNQMVGYAAHNVCRRKQLLGFFGEEYPHDGCAACDICTGRVEQVDITTDAQILMSAVSRTGQRFGIGHIVDIVTGADTKRIRELRHTEIKTYGAGRDKDKRYWRTLADELLAQEALVQEGDPYPVLKISRKGSDILFGRASITALRKEETKTKAPKEKIAGSGEYSQTLFERLRSLRKRLADAQQVPSYIIFSDKTLQEMCRRFPTTESAMRTISGVGDAKLERYGDAFIAEIRRYVDEEKGQPHRLS, encoded by the coding sequence ATGGCCCCGGGCAGCAGACATCCTGAATCCCCTCCCCCCGATACTCTGAAGGATACCCTGAAGACCGTCTTCGGCTTCGAGACGTTCCGTCCGAACCAGGAACCGATCATCAGGAATATCCTCGACGGCAGGGATGTCTTCGCCGTAATGCCCACCGGCGGCGGCAAGTCCCTCTGTTACCAGCTCCCGGCAGCGGTGATGAACGGCACCGCGGTCGTGATCAGCCCCCTCATCTCGCTGATGAAGGACCAGGTGGATGCGGCAGTCGCCAACGGAATACCGGCGGCCTTCATGAACAGCTCGCTCGCTGCCGACGAGGTCGCCGATGTCTATCGCCTGCTCAAGTACGGCAGGCTCACGCTGCTCTATATCGCCCCCGAGCGATTCGCGATGCAGCACTTCCTCGAACGGCTGAAGACCGCCGCGATCTCCCTCTTTGCGATCGACGAGGCCCACTGCATCTCCGAGTGGGGCCACGACTTCCGGCCGGACTATCTCGGCCTCTCGCTCATCAGGGAGATGTTTCCGGAAGTGCCCGTAGCGGCCTTTACCGCCACCGCTACCGAAAAAGTACAGGAAGATATCATCGGGAAGCTCGGCCTCAGGCGGCCGCATATCGTACGCGCCTCCTTCAACCGTCCCAACCTCTTCTACGAGGTAAAAGCAAAAGCGAACGTGGGAGCGCAGCTACTCGACTTCCTCAAAGAGCGCCCCGGCGAATCGGGGATCGTCTACCGGACGACCCGCGATGCGGTGATGGAGACGGCCGAGCTCCTGCGGTCGAAAGGGATCGCCGCCCTGCCCTACCACGCCGGCCTCTCCGCCGAGGAGCGGAAAGAAAACCAGGAAGCCTTCAACAGGGACGAGGTCCAGGTGGTCGTCGCGACCATCGCCTTCGGCATGGGCATCGATAAATCGAATGTGCGCTTCGTCGTCCACGCCGATCTCCCCAAGAATGTTGAGGGCTACTACCAGGAGACCGGACGCGCGGGCCGGGACGGCGGCGCCGCCCGCTGCCTCCTCTTCTTCGGGAGGGGCGACATCCCCAAGATCCGCTACTTCATCGACAGTATAGCCGACGACCGCGAGCGCTCCATCGCGCTCGATAAGCTGAACCAGATGGTCGGGTACGCGGCGCACAACGTATGCAGGAGAAAGCAGCTCCTCGGGTTCTTCGGCGAGGAGTATCCCCATGACGGGTGCGCCGCCTGCGATATCTGCACCGGCAGGGTCGAGCAGGTCGATATCACCACCGACGCGCAGATCCTCATGTCCGCGGTCTCGAGGACCGGGCAGCGGTTCGGTATCGGCCACATCGTCGATATCGTGACCGGCGCGGACACAAAACGCATCCGCGAGCTGAGGCATACCGAGATCAAGACCTACGGCGCAGGCAGAGACAAGGACAAACGCTACTGGAGGACCCTCGCGGACGAGCTCCTCGCGCAGGAAGCGCTCGTTCAGGAGGGCGATCCCTACCCGGTGCTGAAGATCTCCAGGAAAGGCTCGGACATCCTCTTCGGCAGGGCATCGATCACCGCCTTGAGAAAGGAAGAAACGAAGACGAAGGCGCCGAAGGAGAAGATCGCCGGGTCCGGGGAATACAGCCAGACGCTCTTCGAGCGCCTCCGCAGCCTGCGGAAGAGACTTGCGGACGCGCAGCAGGTGCCGTCCTATATCATCTTTTCGGACAAGACACTGCAGGAGATGTGCAGACGCTTCCCTACTACGGAATCGGCCATGAGGACGATCAGCGGCGTGGGCGACGCCAAGCTCGAACGGTACGGGGATGCATTCATCGCCGAGATACGGCGTTATGTCGACGAGGAGAAAGGACAGCCGCACCGCCTCTCATGA
- a CDS encoding DUF2267 domain-containing protein — protein MEYDAFIKLIQESGQIDRFGVAERAASAVLEVLGEHLTEARAIGLARELPTHIRDAVMQNNTAQSFDLTEFIQRVVDREEITFPEAENHVRTVLSVLPELVSPETLQGVAGQLPGELRALLGPERKAAASAKGP, from the coding sequence GTGGAATACGATGCGTTCATAAAGCTCATTCAGGAGTCCGGGCAGATCGACCGCTTCGGCGTTGCCGAGCGCGCGGCGAGCGCGGTGCTCGAGGTGCTCGGAGAGCATCTGACCGAGGCCCGGGCCATCGGCCTTGCGCGGGAGCTGCCGACACATATCAGGGATGCGGTAATGCAGAACAACACCGCCCAGTCCTTCGACCTCACGGAGTTCATTCAGCGCGTGGTCGACAGGGAAGAGATTACGTTCCCCGAGGCGGAGAACCATGTCCGCACGGTGCTCTCCGTGCTCCCGGAGCTCGTCTCGCCCGAGACGCTGCAGGGAGTGGCCGGGCAGCTTCCCGGTGAGCTGCGCGCCCTCCTCGGTCCTGAAAGGAAGGCGGCAGCCTCCGCGAAGGGCCCGTAA
- a CDS encoding YajD family HNH nuclease: MVRELKEDAAAGSCGYREQSLRIHGLICAKCGREFDAKSRHLLTVHHKDGNHRNNPPDGSNWENLCIYCHDDEHSRGLLGDYLTGKG; this comes from the coding sequence ATCGTCAGGGAATTAAAGGAGGACGCCGCAGCCGGCTCTTGCGGCTACCGCGAGCAGTCCCTCAGGATCCACGGTCTCATCTGCGCGAAGTGCGGCAGGGAGTTCGATGCCAAGAGCCGGCATCTCCTCACCGTGCATCACAAAGACGGCAACCACCGGAACAACCCTCCCGACGGCTCCAACTGGGAGAACCTCTGCATCTACTGCCACGACGACGAGCACAGCAGGGGACTGCTCGGCGACTATCTCACGGGAAAAGGGTGA